From one Amaranthus tricolor cultivar Red isolate AtriRed21 chromosome 17, ASM2621246v1, whole genome shotgun sequence genomic stretch:
- the LOC130804604 gene encoding uncharacterized protein LOC130804604, which produces MDLIGDALRQAFMPKHEYQNLRDEDKAWLKLQRPICVAIVCFLSFAIVFSTAISLKIVFPGDSGNRPFCFDLRLQPLPINVTSGGSSGDSDSFPGAFYLTDQETVDYYYMVLFLPSSILFFVSLAYLIAGFMVAYSAPQRHSCLKLVENNYCASRRGGVRCLAILNMVFAIIFGLLAIFLGPSLLTLGSSCSMPLFWCYEVAAWGLVILYAATAILLRRKAAVILDEGNFSGRNLGLEMLETNPWELTPDVERRVTEGFKTWMGSSLLSSDEEEDLEEHEEMTLNGIGQNRQRL; this is translated from the exons ATGGATTTAATCGGCGACGCACTTCGTCAAGCTTTTATGCCCAAACACGAGTACCAAAACCTCCGAGACGAAGATAAAGCTTGGCTTAAACTTCAACGACCGATTTGTGTTGCAATTGTTTGTTTTCTCTcttttgcaattgttttttCTACTGCTATTAGTTTGAAGATTGTGTTTCCTGGTGATTCTGGTAATCGACCTTTTTGTTTCGATCTTCGTCTTCAACCTTTGCCGATTAATGTTACTAGTGGTGGAAGTTCTGGTGATTCGGATTCGTTTCCTGGTGCTTTTTATCTTACGGATCAAGAAACTGTTGACTATTATTATATGGTCTTGTTTCTTCCTTCATCGATCTTGTTCTTCGTTTCTCTCGCATATCTTATTGCAG GATTTATGGTTGCGTACTCTGCGCCACAAAGGCATAGTTGTTTGAAGTTGGTAGAGAACAACTATTGTGCTTCAAGAAGGG GCGGGGTACGCTGCTTAGCTATTCTTAATATGGTTTTTGCCATCATCTTTGGTCTTCTTGCAATTTTCTTGGGTCCAAGTCTTCTCACATTGGGGAGTAGCTGTTCAATGCCCTTGTTTTGGTGTTATGAGGTTGCTGCATGGGGGCTCGTCATTCTATATGCTGCCACTGCAATTTTACTGAGAAGGAAAGCTGCTGTTATTTTGGATGAGGGAAACTTCTCTGGAAGAAATTTAGGTTTGGAGATGTTAGAAACAAATCCATGGGAACTCACACCAGACGTTGAGAGACGTGTCACTGAAGGCTTTAAAACCTGGATGGGCTCTTCCCTTTTATCCTCTGACGAAGAAGAGGATCTCGAAGAACATGAAGAAATGACCCTCAATGGTATTGGTCAAAACAGACAAAGACTATAG
- the LOC130804605 gene encoding multicopper oxidase LPR1-like, which yields MIVVILLLLEILGCNDIEVQNEISLWSSSTQLKMFVDEVQDVPKLYGYKVVHGRLVPNSLTIGMFQITWKFHRDLPPTQVFAYGTSIKKATIPGPTIEAHYGIDTYITWQNHLPSKHILPWDRTIPTAIPPNQEGVPTVVHLHGGIDEPESDGHADAWFTNGFKQRGPHWTKKTYHYHNKQQPGNAWYHDHAMGLTRVNLLAGLAGSYIIRHPQVEDSLGLPYGDEFDKVLVVCDKDFYRNGSIFLNSTGNNPDIHPEWQPEYFGSVIIVNGKAWPYMKVERRKYRFRIINTSNARYYGFYLTNRLPFIHIGSDSAYLDRPITTNHTLLAPSEIADLIIDFSKSQSSFAVLANDAPYPFPSGNSVNDANSKVMKFIIKDKNVDDPTHIPPTLIKYPPPDLSSVSQTRYIAMYEYSGPSDRPTHLYINALSFEAPVTETPKVGSTEIWYVINLTEDNHPFHIHLGLFLVLEQTQLLDFDTFKECMVKMNDAVKCNVHLHAQGNNLAVQDYESGWKNVFKMSPFYMTKILVKFSYIHSNESYPFDATKEPGYIYHCHILEHEDNVMMRPMKLVK from the exons ATGATTGTAGTGATACTATTATTGTTAGAAATACTAGGATGCAATGACATAGAGGTTCAAAATGAGATTAGTTTATGGAGTTCATCCACTCAATTGAAGATGTTTGTTGATGAAGTGCAAGATGTTCCAAAACTCTATGGCTATAAAGTTGTTCATGGAAGACTTGTTCCCAATTCTTTGACTATTGGCATGTTCCAAATTACTTGG AAATTTCATAGAGACCTTCCACCAACACAAGTGTTTGCCTACGGAACATCAATTAAGAAGGCAACAATTCCGGGACCAACAATTGAGGCTCATTATGGTATAGACACATACATAACATGGCAAAATCATCTCCCAAGCAAACACATCCTACCATGGGACCGAACCATACCAACCGCGATCCCACCCAATCAAGAAGGTGTTCCGACAGTGGTACACCTTCATGGTGGGATCGATGAGCCCGAAAGTGATGGACATGCTGACGCTTGGTTTACCAATGGGTTTAAACAAAGGGGACCACATTGGACTAAAAAGACGTATCATTATCATAACAAACAACAACCAGGGAATGCATGGTACCATGACCATGCAATGGGGTTAACACGAGTTAATCTCTTGGCCGGGTTGGCTGGATCTTATATTATTCGTCATCCACAAGTCGAAGATTCTCTTGGTTTGCCTTATGGAGACGAATTTGATAAGGTTTTGGTCGTTTGTGATAAGGATTTCTATAGAAATGGTTCCATTTTTCTGAATTCAACAG GAAACAATCCGGACATACATCCAGAATGGCAACCGGAATATTTCGGGtcagtaataatagtaaatgGGAAAGCATGGCCGTACATGAAAGTTGAACGTAGAAAATACAGGTTTCGAATCATCAACACAAGCAATGCTCGGTATTATGGATTCTACTTAACCAATAGACTTCCTTTCATTCATATTGGGTCTGATTCAGCATATCTTGACCGTCCAATTACTACTAATCATACTTTGTTGGCTCCTTCTGAAATTGCTGATCTTATTATTGACTTTTCTAAGTCACAATCCAGTTTTGCTGTGCTTGCTAATGATGCCCCTTATCCTTTTCCATCTG GGAATTCAGTGAATGATGCCAACAGCAAAGTCATGAAATTCATAATCAAAGATAAAAATGTAGATGATCCAACCCACATTCCACCAACTCTAATAAAATACCCACCACCTGATTTATCCAGTGTTTCTCAAACAAGATACATAGCAATGTACGAGTACTCAGGTCCATCCGATCGACCCACCCATCTATACATCAACGCCCTATCTTTCGAGGCACCAGTAACCGAGACTCCTAAGGTAGGGTCCACCGAGATATGGTATGTCATCAATCTAACGGAGGATAATCACCCTTTTCATATCCATCTAGGGTTGTTTTTGGTTTTGGAGCAAACACAACTGTTGGATTTTGATACGTTTAAAGAATGTATGGTTAAGATGAATGATGCAGTGAAATGTAATGTACACCTGCATGCACAGGGTAATAATTTGGCTGTTCAAGATTATGAGAGTGGATGGAAAAATGTGTTCAAAATGTCACCTTTttatatgacaaagattttggTGAAGTTTTCTTATATACATTCTAATGAATCCTATCCGTTTGATGCTACTAAGGAACCGGGTTACATCTATCATTGCCAT ATATTGGAACATGAAGATAATGTGATGATGAGGCCgatgaaattggtaaaatag
- the LOC130804601 gene encoding TOM1-like protein 9 isoform X1, producing the protein MVNSMVERATSDMLIGPDWAMNIEICDMLNHDPGQAKDVVKGIKKRVRSRHTKVQLLALTLLETIVKNCGDIVHMHVAEKDLPREMVKIAKKKPDLQVKEKILILIDTWQEAFGGPRARYPQYYAAYQELLRAGAVFPQRTERSAPVFTPPQTQPLSNYPPNVHNSEQRQESAGATSEADYPSLSLPEIQNARGIVDVLSEMLSAIDPSKKEGLKQEVIMDLVEQCRTYKQRVMHLVNSTSDESLLCLGLALNDDLQKVLAKHEAIASANVAPQESPKPESSKALVDVEAPLVDTGENSKQTDGSSASGATLPTSHVNGSAATLTKELAKIDLLSGDLLGDDFGTPSAQDSLALVPVSAPQSSSPIASESNALALVDMFSVNNTPDSSNSQTAISSGHGQAYPLPQELQQQHNLQFGQQTPFSNGIATSMGLPQYEQAGYMQPPGASWNPQVSQQQQPPSSIYGSDNGASLPPPPWESQPADTSPSSSPQYAPAMQTSPMAGPPFQGGIHPFAPQQTGNDQVSGMYAQHMAGGHMPGMNMQAMNQMPSMLPQAYQGGQMMGIPQALPGSQMNSMYPPQMYGNQMAAYGYAYAQQPNAQYIDQRMYGLSLREDSSLKNTSSQTSMASYLPPMKQQSKGDDKLFGDLVNMAKLKPGKPTPSRTESV; encoded by the exons atggtgAATTCAATGGTGGAAAGAGCTACAAGTGACATGTTGATCGGACCTGATTGGGCTATGAACATCGAGATCTGTGACATGCTTAATCACGATCCCGG GCAAGCTAAGGATGTCGTGAAGGGCATAAAGAAACGTGTTCGTAGCAGACACACCAAGGTCCAACTTCTAGCTCTAACG CTACTGGAGACAATTGTAAAGAATTGTGGGGATATCGTACATATGCATGTAGCCGAGAAAGATCTACCTCGTGAGATGGTGAAAATTGCCAAAAAGAAG CCGGATTTACAAGTTAAGGAGAAGATATTGATACTTATAGACACTTGGCAAGAAGCTTTTGGTGGACCTAGAGCACGATACCCGCAGTATTATGCAGCTTATCAGGAGTTATTG CGTGCTGGTGCCGTTTTTCCTCAGAGAACTGAAAGGTCTGCTCCAGTATTTACTCCACCACAAACACAGCCTCTGTCTAATTATCCTCCAAATGTACACAATTCAGAGCAAAGGCAAGAATCAGCAGGGGCTACATCAGAGGCCGACTATCCCTCTTTGAG TCTGCCAGAAATTCAGAATGCACGGGGGATTGTGGATGTTCTATCTGAAATGTTAAGTGCAATTGATCCGTCAAAGAAAGAG GGACTTAAACAAGAGGTAATTATGGATTTGGTTGAACAATGTCGGACCTACAAGCAGAGAGTTATGCATTTAGTTAATTCCACATC GGATGAGTCATTACTTTGCCTAGGTCTGGCTTTAAATGATGACTTGCAGAAAGTACTTGCAAAGCATGAAGCTATTGCTTCAGCAAATGTTGCGCCACAGGAGAGCCCTAAACCTGAATCTAGTAAGGCTCTCGTTGATGTTGAAGCTCCTCTGGTTGATACAGGAGAAAACAGCAAGCAAACTGATGGAAG CTCTGCCTCAGGTGCAACTCTTCCAACTTCCCATGTGAATGGCTCTGCAGCTACGCTGACTAAAGAGCTTGCGAAAATTGACCTCCTGAGCGGGGATCTTTTAGGTGATGATTTTGGTACACCAAGTGCACAGGACTCATTGGCTCTGGTTCCGGTGTCTGCACCTCAATCATCTAGTCCAATTGCTTCCGAAAGTAATGCTTTGGCTCTTGTAGACATGTTTTCAGTGAACAATACTCCAGATTCCTCTAATTCCCAGACTGCCATTTCTTCTGGGCATGGACAAGCATACCCTTTACCACAAGAACTTCAACAGCAGCATAACTTACAGTTCGGTCAACAAACGCCATTTTCAAATGGAATTGCGACAAGCATGGGGTTACCTCAGTATGAGCAGGCAGGATATATGCAACCTCCTGGTGCTTCCTGGAACCCGCAGGTTTCCCAGCAGCAGCAGCCACCTTCTTCCATCTATG GCTCTGATAATGGAGCATCGTTGCCGCCACCACCATGGGAATCTCAGCCAGCTGATACAAGCCCGTCATCGAGTCCTCAGTATGCTCCTGCAATGCAGACCTCACCTATGGCTGGACCTCCTTTCCAGGGTGGCATACATCCCTTTGCCCCTCAACAAACCGGAAATGATCAAGTTTCAGGAATGTATGCGCAGCACATGGCAGGTGGTCATATGCCTGGAATGAACATGCAAGCCATGAACCAAATGCCAAGCATGCTTCCTCAGGCATATCAGGGAGGTCAAATGATGGGTATTCCTCAGGCACTTCCAGGCTCCCAAATGAACTCTATGTATCCCCCTCAAATGTATGGAAATCAAATGGCAGCTTATGGCTATGCTTATGCACAGCAACCCAATGCTCAGTATATTGATCAGAGAATGTATGGCTTATCTTTGAGGGAAGACAGTTCTCTGAAAAACACTTCGAGCCAGACATCGATGGCATCATACTTACCTCCAATGAAGCAGCAATCCAAGGGAGATGACAAATTGTtcggagatcttgttaatatgGCAAAATTGAAGCCGGGAAAACCCACCCCAAGTAGGACCGAGAGTGTGTGA
- the LOC130804601 gene encoding TOM1-like protein 9 isoform X2, producing MHVAEKDLPREMVKIAKKKPDLQVKEKILILIDTWQEAFGGPRARYPQYYAAYQELLRAGAVFPQRTERSAPVFTPPQTQPLSNYPPNVHNSEQRQESAGATSEADYPSLSLPEIQNARGIVDVLSEMLSAIDPSKKEGLKQEVIMDLVEQCRTYKQRVMHLVNSTSDESLLCLGLALNDDLQKVLAKHEAIASANVAPQESPKPESSKALVDVEAPLVDTGENSKQTDGSSASGATLPTSHVNGSAATLTKELAKIDLLSGDLLGDDFGTPSAQDSLALVPVSAPQSSSPIASESNALALVDMFSVNNTPDSSNSQTAISSGHGQAYPLPQELQQQHNLQFGQQTPFSNGIATSMGLPQYEQAGYMQPPGASWNPQVSQQQQPPSSIYGSDNGASLPPPPWESQPADTSPSSSPQYAPAMQTSPMAGPPFQGGIHPFAPQQTGNDQVSGMYAQHMAGGHMPGMNMQAMNQMPSMLPQAYQGGQMMGIPQALPGSQMNSMYPPQMYGNQMAAYGYAYAQQPNAQYIDQRMYGLSLREDSSLKNTSSQTSMASYLPPMKQQSKGDDKLFGDLVNMAKLKPGKPTPSRTESV from the exons ATGCATGTAGCCGAGAAAGATCTACCTCGTGAGATGGTGAAAATTGCCAAAAAGAAG CCGGATTTACAAGTTAAGGAGAAGATATTGATACTTATAGACACTTGGCAAGAAGCTTTTGGTGGACCTAGAGCACGATACCCGCAGTATTATGCAGCTTATCAGGAGTTATTG CGTGCTGGTGCCGTTTTTCCTCAGAGAACTGAAAGGTCTGCTCCAGTATTTACTCCACCACAAACACAGCCTCTGTCTAATTATCCTCCAAATGTACACAATTCAGAGCAAAGGCAAGAATCAGCAGGGGCTACATCAGAGGCCGACTATCCCTCTTTGAG TCTGCCAGAAATTCAGAATGCACGGGGGATTGTGGATGTTCTATCTGAAATGTTAAGTGCAATTGATCCGTCAAAGAAAGAG GGACTTAAACAAGAGGTAATTATGGATTTGGTTGAACAATGTCGGACCTACAAGCAGAGAGTTATGCATTTAGTTAATTCCACATC GGATGAGTCATTACTTTGCCTAGGTCTGGCTTTAAATGATGACTTGCAGAAAGTACTTGCAAAGCATGAAGCTATTGCTTCAGCAAATGTTGCGCCACAGGAGAGCCCTAAACCTGAATCTAGTAAGGCTCTCGTTGATGTTGAAGCTCCTCTGGTTGATACAGGAGAAAACAGCAAGCAAACTGATGGAAG CTCTGCCTCAGGTGCAACTCTTCCAACTTCCCATGTGAATGGCTCTGCAGCTACGCTGACTAAAGAGCTTGCGAAAATTGACCTCCTGAGCGGGGATCTTTTAGGTGATGATTTTGGTACACCAAGTGCACAGGACTCATTGGCTCTGGTTCCGGTGTCTGCACCTCAATCATCTAGTCCAATTGCTTCCGAAAGTAATGCTTTGGCTCTTGTAGACATGTTTTCAGTGAACAATACTCCAGATTCCTCTAATTCCCAGACTGCCATTTCTTCTGGGCATGGACAAGCATACCCTTTACCACAAGAACTTCAACAGCAGCATAACTTACAGTTCGGTCAACAAACGCCATTTTCAAATGGAATTGCGACAAGCATGGGGTTACCTCAGTATGAGCAGGCAGGATATATGCAACCTCCTGGTGCTTCCTGGAACCCGCAGGTTTCCCAGCAGCAGCAGCCACCTTCTTCCATCTATG GCTCTGATAATGGAGCATCGTTGCCGCCACCACCATGGGAATCTCAGCCAGCTGATACAAGCCCGTCATCGAGTCCTCAGTATGCTCCTGCAATGCAGACCTCACCTATGGCTGGACCTCCTTTCCAGGGTGGCATACATCCCTTTGCCCCTCAACAAACCGGAAATGATCAAGTTTCAGGAATGTATGCGCAGCACATGGCAGGTGGTCATATGCCTGGAATGAACATGCAAGCCATGAACCAAATGCCAAGCATGCTTCCTCAGGCATATCAGGGAGGTCAAATGATGGGTATTCCTCAGGCACTTCCAGGCTCCCAAATGAACTCTATGTATCCCCCTCAAATGTATGGAAATCAAATGGCAGCTTATGGCTATGCTTATGCACAGCAACCCAATGCTCAGTATATTGATCAGAGAATGTATGGCTTATCTTTGAGGGAAGACAGTTCTCTGAAAAACACTTCGAGCCAGACATCGATGGCATCATACTTACCTCCAATGAAGCAGCAATCCAAGGGAGATGACAAATTGTtcggagatcttgttaatatgGCAAAATTGAAGCCGGGAAAACCCACCCCAAGTAGGACCGAGAGTGTGTGA
- the LOC130804602 gene encoding uncharacterized protein LOC130804602, translated as MKKLKKKEASKLLVLMSKNVFLLMASFFQSTSLSGFGAPPQLRLTCGTTAPNKALIFSPFHHQSITSGSICSYQVLLRVINSRFDSTSTTENSKKKKKKKMEQSSFDPAKLRADFIQLLRCRRSAEVPLTVELAKPVTHPLYQGDQPPSPSLREPMESCPKADIENLEDLLVEENLYLYTEASEQGRLPVLILSMKQSSDLKRPAIVFLHSTHKCKEWLRPLLEAYASRGYVAIAIDSRYHGERANSLTTYSEALVSSWKNGDTMPFIFDTVWDLIKLADYLTNQRDDIDFVRIGITGESLGGMHAWFAAFADTRYAVVAPIIGVQGFRWAIDNDKWQGRVDSIKIVFEEARVDLGKSVIDKEVVEKVWDRIAPGLASHFDSPYTIPAVAPRPLLILNGADDHRCPLDGLETPKLKAQKAYEAQHHSDYFKLVADTGIGHRMTSSMVKEASDWFDKYL; from the exons atgaaaaagctaaaaaaaaaagaagcaagCAAATTATTGGTGTTGATGAGTAAGAATGTATTCTTATTAATGGCTAGCTTTTTTCAGTCAACCTCATTATCTGGCTTTGGAGCTCCTCCTCAACTACGCCTAACATGCGGTACAACTGCCCCGAATAAAGCGTTAATTTTCTCTCCTTTCCATCATCAAAGCATCACTTCCGGTTCTATCTGTAGTTACCAAGTTCTCCTTCGAGTCATCAACAGTCGCTTTGATTCAACTTCAACCACAGAAAAttcgaagaagaagaagaagaagaaaatggaaCAATCATCATTTGATCCTGCCAAATTACGCGCCGATTTTATTCAACTTCTTCGCTGTCGTCGATCTGCTGAAG TTCCTTTGACAGTGGAACTTGCAAAGCCTGTTACACATCCTTTGTATCAAGGGGATCAGCCGCCTTCACCTAGTCTCCGTGag CCAATGGAATCGTGTCCTAAAGCAGATATCGAGAATCTTGAGGATTTGCTTGTAGAGGAAAACCTTTACTTGTACACTGAG GCTTCCGAGCAAGGACGATTGCCAGTTTTGATTTTGAGCATGAAACAAAGTAGTGATTTGAAGAGGCCAGCTATTGTTTTCTTGCACAGCACACACAAGTGTAAAGAATGGTTACGACCTCTACTTGAG GCTTATGCTTCACGTGGTTATGTTGCTATTGCCATTGATTCCCGTTATCATGGTGAACGTGCGAATAGTCTGACAACATATAGTGAA GCACTTGTATCATCATGGAAAAATGGTGACACTATGCCATTCATATTTGATACG GTATGGGATCTAATTAAGCTGGCTGATTATCTCACTAATCAAAGGGatgatattgattttgtgaggaTTGGAATCACTGGCGAGTCACTTGGAG GAATGCACGCATGGTTTGCTGCTTTCGCGGATACGCGCTATGCTGTGGTTGCACCTATTATAGGAGTTCAG GGGTTTCGGTGGGCCATAGACAATGATAAATGGCAGGGACGTGTGGATAGTATCAAGATTGTTTTTGAAG AAGCCCGTGTTGATTTGGGAAAGAGTGTAATAGATAAAGAAGTTGTGGAGAAG GTTTGGGATAGGATTGCTCCTGGTCTAGCATCACATTTTGATTCACCATATACAATTCCAGCAGTAGCCCCTCGTCCTCTGCTAATTTTGAACG GTGCTGATGACCATCGATGCCCCCTTGATGGTCTAGAGACACCTAAATTGAAAGCTCAAAAAGCATATGAAGCACAACATCATAGTGATTATTTCAAG CTCGTAGCAGACACTGGAATAGGACACCGTATGACATCATCTATGGTCAAAGAAGCTAGTGACTGGTTTGACAAATACCTTTAG